A genomic segment from Glycine soja cultivar W05 chromosome 20, ASM419377v2, whole genome shotgun sequence encodes:
- the LOC114402635 gene encoding magnesium transporter MRS2-I-like isoform X1 — protein sequence MARGDGSVVPTDPQTMAVVKKKTQSSRSWILFDATGQGSLLDVDKYAIMHRVHIHARDLRILDPLLSYPSTILGREKAIVLNLEHIKAIITAEEVLLRDPTDENVIPVVEELQRRLPQLSATGLQQQGDGKEYLGGQNDAEAAEEDESPFEFRALEVALEAICSFLAARTTELEMAAYPALDELTSKISSRNLDRVRKLKSAMTRLTARVQKVRDELEQLLDDDDDMADLYLSRKAGSASPVSGSGAANWFAASPTIGSKISRASRASLATVRLDENDVEELEMLLEAYFSEIDHTLNKLTTLREYIDDTEDYINIQLDNHRNQLIQLELFLSSGTVCLSFYSLVAAIFGMNIPYTWNENHGYMFKWVVIVSGVFSAVMFLMITAYARKKGLVGS from the exons ATGGCTCGGGGGGATGGGAGCGTCGTCCCTACGGACCCGCAGACAATGGCGGTTGTGAAGAAGAAGACGCAGTCTTCGAGGAGTTGGATTCTGTTTGACGCCACAGGGCAAGGCTCCTTGCTCGACGTCGACAAATATGCCATCATGCATAGGGTTCATATTCATGCGCGTGATCTCAGAATCCTTGATCCCTTGCTCTCTTACCCCTCCACCATTCTCGGTCGTGAGAAGGCCATTGTTCTTAACTTGGAG CATATTAAGGCAATTATCACCGCTGAAGAG GTATTGCTGAGAGATCCAACAGATGAAAATGTGATCCCTGTTGTTGAGGAACTGCAAAGGCGGTTGCCTCAATTGAGTGCCACCGGTCTTCAACAGCAAGGAGATGGTAAAGAGTATCTTGGTGGCCAAAATGATGCTGAAGCCGCTGAAGAAGATG AGTCACCCTTTGAATTCCGGGCCCTGGAGGTTGCTTTAGAAGCCATTTGTAGTTTTCTTGCTGCACGTACAACAGAATTGGAGATGGCTGCTTATCCTGCATTAGATGAACTTACTTCCAAg ATTAGTAGTCGTAATTTGGACAGAGTTCGTAAACTGAAGAGTGCAATGACAAGGCTGACTGCTAGGGTTCAAAAG GTCAGAGATGAGCTTGAACAATTGctggatgatgatgatgatatggcTGACCTGTACCTGTCAAGAAAGGCTGGTTCAGCATCACCAGTTAGTGGATCAGGTGCTGCAAATTGGTTTGCTGCCTCCCCCACCATAGGATCAAAGATATCTAGAGCAAGTAGAGCAAGTTTAGCAACAGTTCGTTTAGATGAAAATGATGTGGAAGAGCTTGAAATGTTACTTGAG GCTTATTTCAGTGAAATCGACCACACATTGAACAAATTAACCACA CTGCGAGAGTACATTGATGATACTGAAgattatattaatattcaa CTTGACAACCATCGTAATCAGCTGATTCAG TTAGAGCTCTTTCTTAGCTCTGGAACTGTTTGTCTATCTTTCTACTCTTTGGTGGCGGCTATATTTGGCATGAATATCCCATATACTTGGAACGAAAACCATGGTTACATGTTCAAATGG GTAGTTATTGTCTCGGGAGTATTTTCTGCTGTGATGTTTCTCATGATTACAGCCTATGCTCGCAAAAAGGGGTTAGTAGGATCGTGA
- the LOC114402635 gene encoding magnesium transporter MRS2-2-like isoform X2 — protein sequence MARGDGSVVPTDPQTMAVVKKKTQSSRSWILFDATGQGSLLDVDKYAIMHRVHIHARDLRILDPLLSYPSTILGREKAIVLNLEVLLRDPTDENVIPVVEELQRRLPQLSATGLQQQGDGKEYLGGQNDAEAAEEDESPFEFRALEVALEAICSFLAARTTELEMAAYPALDELTSKISSRNLDRVRKLKSAMTRLTARVQKVRDELEQLLDDDDDMADLYLSRKAGSASPVSGSGAANWFAASPTIGSKISRASRASLATVRLDENDVEELEMLLEAYFSEIDHTLNKLTTLREYIDDTEDYINIQLDNHRNQLIQLELFLSSGTVCLSFYSLVAAIFGMNIPYTWNENHGYMFKWVVIVSGVFSAVMFLMITAYARKKGLVGS from the exons ATGGCTCGGGGGGATGGGAGCGTCGTCCCTACGGACCCGCAGACAATGGCGGTTGTGAAGAAGAAGACGCAGTCTTCGAGGAGTTGGATTCTGTTTGACGCCACAGGGCAAGGCTCCTTGCTCGACGTCGACAAATATGCCATCATGCATAGGGTTCATATTCATGCGCGTGATCTCAGAATCCTTGATCCCTTGCTCTCTTACCCCTCCACCATTCTCGGTCGTGAGAAGGCCATTGTTCTTAACTTGGAG GTATTGCTGAGAGATCCAACAGATGAAAATGTGATCCCTGTTGTTGAGGAACTGCAAAGGCGGTTGCCTCAATTGAGTGCCACCGGTCTTCAACAGCAAGGAGATGGTAAAGAGTATCTTGGTGGCCAAAATGATGCTGAAGCCGCTGAAGAAGATG AGTCACCCTTTGAATTCCGGGCCCTGGAGGTTGCTTTAGAAGCCATTTGTAGTTTTCTTGCTGCACGTACAACAGAATTGGAGATGGCTGCTTATCCTGCATTAGATGAACTTACTTCCAAg ATTAGTAGTCGTAATTTGGACAGAGTTCGTAAACTGAAGAGTGCAATGACAAGGCTGACTGCTAGGGTTCAAAAG GTCAGAGATGAGCTTGAACAATTGctggatgatgatgatgatatggcTGACCTGTACCTGTCAAGAAAGGCTGGTTCAGCATCACCAGTTAGTGGATCAGGTGCTGCAAATTGGTTTGCTGCCTCCCCCACCATAGGATCAAAGATATCTAGAGCAAGTAGAGCAAGTTTAGCAACAGTTCGTTTAGATGAAAATGATGTGGAAGAGCTTGAAATGTTACTTGAG GCTTATTTCAGTGAAATCGACCACACATTGAACAAATTAACCACA CTGCGAGAGTACATTGATGATACTGAAgattatattaatattcaa CTTGACAACCATCGTAATCAGCTGATTCAG TTAGAGCTCTTTCTTAGCTCTGGAACTGTTTGTCTATCTTTCTACTCTTTGGTGGCGGCTATATTTGGCATGAATATCCCATATACTTGGAACGAAAACCATGGTTACATGTTCAAATGG GTAGTTATTGTCTCGGGAGTATTTTCTGCTGTGATGTTTCTCATGATTACAGCCTATGCTCGCAAAAAGGGGTTAGTAGGATCGTGA
- the LOC114402187 gene encoding uncharacterized protein LOC114402187: MMDNIFLVQEILRKYARKRSSPRCLLKIDLHKTYDSISWEFLDWMLKSMGFPAQFCTWIIECVSSTSFSVVAIVPFMVTSKDSGVLDKGILTPLICIQLSHLAFADDIMLLSRGDIPFVSTMFAKLQHFCRVSRLSISSDKSAIYSADIRPHELSHIQQFTGFSLGDFPFRYLGVPLLSSRLNVCHYAPLLSKITGLIQGWSKKSLSYAGKLELIRAVIQGIVNFWMRIFPLPQSVLDRINASCRNFLWGKVDIGKNKPLVACSVVCSPKKQGGLGLFNLKDWNLALLSRILWDFHCKKDSLWIRWVYHYYFKGSDVWNYNTFSSNSVLIKKIIQIRDFIISKELSTKEAKKRIQSWSTNEQLLVGKVYEYIRGVKPTVFHFFAAYY, encoded by the exons ATGATGGACAACATCTTCCTAGTTCAAGAGATTTTGCGCAAATATGCCCGGAAAAGATCCTCTCCGAGATGCCTCCTGAAAATTGACTTGCATAAAACTTATGATTCCATTTCCTGGGAATTCTTGGATTGGATGCTTAAGTCCATGGGCTTCCCAGCCCAGTTCTGTACTTGGATCATAGAATGTGTTTCTTCCACTTCCTTTAGTGTGGTAGCAATAGTTCCATTTATGGTCACTTCAAAGGACAGCGGGGTCTTAGACAAGGGGATCCTCACTCCCCTTATCT GTATTCAGCTATCTCATTTGGCTTTTGCAGATGATATTATGCTTCTATCTAGAGGAGATATCCCTTTTGTGTCAACTATGTTTGCCAAGCTTCAGCACTTCTGTAGGGTTTCAAGGCTTTCCATCAGCTCTGATAAATCTGCCATATACTCAGCCGATATTAGGCCTCATGAGCTTTCTCATATTCAGCAGTTTACTGGATTTAGCTTGGGTGACTTCCCTTTTAGATACTTGGGCGTTCCCCTTTTATCATCTAGATTAAATGTATGTCATTATGCTCCCTTACTTTCCAAGATTACTGGCCTGATTCAAGGATGGAGCAAGAAGTCTTTATCTTATGCAGGTAAGTTAGAGTTGATCAGAGCAGTTATTCAAGGAATTGTGAATTTCTGGATGAGAATTTTTCCTTTGCCGCAATCTGTTCTGGACCGAATCAACGCTTCGTGCCGTAATTTTCTGTGGGGTAAAGTGGATATTGGCAAAAATAAGCCTTTGGTTGCTTGCTCAGTAGTTTGTTCTCCGAAAAAACAAGGGGGTTTAGGCCTttttaatctcaaggactgGAACCTTGCGCTTCTTTCTCGTATCCTGTGGGACTTTCATTGTAAGAAAGACTCTCTATGGATTCGGTGGGTTTACCATTACTATTTCAAAGGGAGCGATGTGTGGAATTACAATACTTTTTCATCAAattcagttttgataaagaaaatcattcaaataagggaCTTTATCATCTCCAAAGAGCTAAGTACGAAAGAGGCCAAAAAGAGGATTCAATCTTGGAGTACCAATGAACAATTACTTGTTGGCAAAGTCTATGAATATATTAGAGGTGTCAAGCCTACT GTGTTTCACTTCTTTGCAGCGTattactga
- the LOC114402636 gene encoding auxin-responsive protein IAA14-like, translating into MATMLTKEHGLNLKETELCLGLPGGGGGGGGGGGEVETPRATGKRGFSETVDLKLNLHSKEDLNENLKNVSKEKTLLKDPAKPPAKAQVVGWPPVRSYRKNMMAVQKVSTEDVAEKTTSSTANSGAFVKVSMDGAPYLRKVDLTMYKSYKELSDALAKMFSSFTMGNYGAQGMIDFMNESKLMDLLNSSEYVPSYEDKDGDWMLVGDVPWEMFVESCKRLRIMKGSEAIGLAPRAMEKCKSRS; encoded by the exons ATGGCAACTATGCTGACAAAGGAGCATGGTCTGAACCTCAAGGAGACCGAGCTTTGCCTCGGTTTGCCTGGTGGGggaggcggcggcggcggcggcggtggTGAGGTGGAAACTCCAAGGGCCACTGGGAAGAGAGGGTTCTCTGAGACTGTTGATCTGAAACTTAATCTTCATTCCAAGGAAGATCTGAATGAGAATCTGAAGAATGTCTCAAAGGAGAAGACCCTCCTTAAGGATCCTGCCAAGCCACCGGCTAA GGCTCAAGTGGTTGGTTGGCCACCAGTGAGGTCATACAGGAAGAACATGATGGCAGTACAAAAGGTTAGCACTGAGGATGTGGCAGAGAAGACAACAAGCAGCACTGCTAATTCTGGGGCATTTGTCAAGGTTTCCATGGATGGAGCACCTTACCTGCGCAAGGTGGACCTCACAATGTACAAAAGCTACAAAGAGTTATCTGATGCCTTGGCCAAAATGTTCAGCTCCTTCACCATGG GTAACTATGGGGCCCAAGGAATGATAGACTTCATGAATGAGAGCAAGTTGATGGATCTTCTTAACAGCTCTGAGTATGTGCCAAGCTATGAAGATAAGGATGGTGACTGGATGCTCGTGGGTGATGTCCCATGGGA GATGTTTGTTGAGTCATGCAAGCGTCTGCGAATAATGAAGGGATCAGAAGCGATTGGGCTTG CGCCAAGAGCAATGGAAAAATGCAAAAGCAGAAGCTGA